The region GAAGCTTGGCTTTGCGGCCAGGCGCCTGCGGGGGCATTTCCGAGGGTATCCGGCACTGAACCGCCGGATGCGAAATTGCGGCGGCACATCGCCGGGTTCCCGCCTCGCTTTCGCGGGAGGCGGGCGGCGCCTCTCTTGGTTCCCGCCCTCCGCTTGTCTCGCGGACAGGGTTGAAGTACCGCTTCATGCGCAGGCTGGCGAAGCACAGTTCCATCAATGCGTGAGAGTGTCTAAGACCTTGGCAGCCTCAAGGTGGATCCCTGGCGTAGCGGTCAAAGTCAACGCCATCGCCCCGCTGAGCATTGCAGCGGGCCATGAAATCAAACAGTGGTCGAGATTGCCCATGAATCCTTGCTTGACGGTTGGCGTTACCACCCATAATGAGCGTGATAACATAACTGTTCTGCTTGACCGACTCCTCAGGCTTCCAAAGGGGCGAATTCGTATCATTCTCTATGACGACGGGAGTGCCGACGGTACGGCAGCGCTGATCGCGAAGCATCCGCTGTTCCGCCAAGAGAATTTCCAAGCTCACCTCGCCGATGTGAATTTCGGTTCACCCTCCGTTGGGCGAAGATACATCGCCGAGCATGCGACAACTCCGTATCTCACCTTCGTCGATGGCGACGACTTGATTGATCCGGATGCGCTCGCCGCCGCCGCCGAGCGTTTGAGGCCCGGCTTTGATATTGTGATGACCCCATTCGTCCTCAGAAACGAAATAAACTTCGTCAAGGAGTTCGATAACGACCGCCCGATCTCTAACAGCACGATCAGTCGTCTTCTCTCGGGCATTGCCGGCAAGATTTACAATCGCGAAGCGGTATTCCTGCATGCGAAGGATGATATCAAGGGGAGAAGCGAAGACGTTCGACTCAACATGCGGATAGTGCTGGCGGGATTTGATCGTGTCCGTATAGAAAAGGTCAAGCCTTTCTATTTTATCGAAACCTCAAGAAAGTCAACATACTCGAAGAATATCTTGCCGGAGGAGTTATCAGCGCGCGTCTCAAACTATAGAACGCTCAAGGATAGGTATGGACTTGACGACATCTACCTTAGGACGTTGCACAGGAATCTTCTTGAGGTAGTCCAGAGAGATCCCACTCTGACGGAGTCCGAGCGGAAGATCCAGCGCAGGACCATCAACGCTGCAATGACCTTCCAGTTGAGGGATGTTGTTCACGTGATGCGGGATCTCTCCAGCCTCAGCACCAGGATGCGCGCAACGCCGGCAATAATTCAAGCTTCGGGCCAGCGGGCGATCCGGCATACCTGGATGGCTTTGCAGGGAAGCGAGACCCATCCTGCCGTCAAAAACGCGCAGCGTCCGTCCGACAGGCAGGCCAGCTGCTCGTTCCTGGACCAATGTCACTTTGCAGAAGCGGTCGTGATCATCCACGATGACAGCATCAAACAGTTTCCCATATCGATCCAGAGTCAGCTGTCGCGGCTGCCCCTCGTTCAGATGAGATGGTCGCCGTTGATGTCCGCCCGCGCCAAAGCCCCCAGTCAAGATGCCCCCGCATGGGCGACGATGGAGTTGTGCTCGGCCTCTCGAATCGTATGCGCCAACGGCCAGGATGGTGCGCTCTATAAACAGTGCGGCATCAATGAATTGGAAACGATCAAGCGCCCGGTGCAGGTGCGCTCTTCCAACACCTATGATGTTCAGGAGAACAAGCGATTTTCGTACGTAATGTCGTCGGATGGCCACCCGGAAGAGGTCAACTTCCTTGTGGAACTTGCCAGGGTGCTGAAGGACCGGGAGCTTGCGCCGCTGCATATCTTTGCTGTGAACCCCGACCAAGCGCCCGTTCTGGAAGAGTTGTCTGCGAGGCTAGCGCATGTTGGGGCGCTTGAGGTCGCGGTTGTTGAACGTGGGGTTACGAGCAGGAGCGCAATCTACGATCAAGCTCGGATCGTCATCCTGCCGCCGTGGGGCGACAATGCCGGGGATTCG is a window of Microvirga lotononidis DNA encoding:
- a CDS encoding glycosyltransferase — translated: MSKTLAASRWIPGVAVKVNAIAPLSIAAGHEIKQWSRLPMNPCLTVGVTTHNERDNITVLLDRLLRLPKGRIRIILYDDGSADGTAALIAKHPLFRQENFQAHLADVNFGSPSVGRRYIAEHATTPYLTFVDGDDLIDPDALAAAAERLRPGFDIVMTPFVLRNEINFVKEFDNDRPISNSTISRLLSGIAGKIYNREAVFLHAKDDIKGRSEDVRLNMRIVLAGFDRVRIEKVKPFYFIETSRKSTYSKNILPEELSARVSNYRTLKDRYGLDDIYLRTLHRNLLEVVQRDPTLTESERKIQRRTINAAMTFQLRDVVHVMRDLSSLSTRMRATPAIIQASGQRAIRHTWMALQGSETHPAVKNAQRPSDRQASCSFLDQCHFAEAVVIIHDDSIKQFPISIQSQLSRLPLVQMRWSPLMSARAKAPSQDAPAWATMELCSASRIVCANGQDGALYKQCGINELETIKRPVQVRSSNTYDVQENKRFSYVMSSDGHPEEVNFLVELARVLKDRELAPLHIFAVNPDQAPVLEELSARLAHVGALEVAVVERGVTSRSAIYDQARIVILPPWGDNAGDSILESFSFGVPVITPGYLPGAAEIIRDREDGFILDEFSPQDVALRLELIPLADYAALSTNCFARHKEFSVEQYLTSIETIASDVARDFPGENSLPIVDSLHVWDALETHGAFPLPAIRSYARRRVFRLRGKAVRVLVLLRVAEPLRWIRKRMTSALQ